In one window of Arachis ipaensis cultivar K30076 chromosome B06, Araip1.1, whole genome shotgun sequence DNA:
- the LOC110263096 gene encoding uncharacterized protein LOC110263096 codes for MAGTPSFLPKPGRGSTARQKASDRQRRQRIAELKAPHDLLPNQEEELSGNRLQAESTAIPLVFHEEGYGHYIHQQKLNEPLEEMMGKLLEEHPVSASVSASQLLESNGLVLLPMELVQDLHQSTQIFGNGNALVRVRLVRPACTINRRQFDNISSLLALGISRRSSSFVSYGKFRNSFLYDL; via the exons ATGGCTGGCACACCTAGTTTCCTTCCTAAACCAGGAAGAGGCTCAACAGCAAGACAGAAAGCCAGTGACCGA CAACGCAGGCAACGAATTGCTGAGCTGAAAGCACCACACGACTTGCTTCCAAATCAAGAAGAG GAACTAAGTGGAAATAGACTGCAAGCTGAATCAACTGCTATACCACTTGTTTTCCATGAG gaGGGTTATGGGCATTATATTCACCAGCAGAAGTTGAATGAACCACTTGAAGAGATGATGGGGAAACTGCTTGAAGAGCATCCTGTATCTGCCAGTGTATCTGCCAGTCAGCTGCTGGAGAGCAATGGTCTTGTCCTGCTGCCTATGGAGTTGGTTCAAGACTTGCACCAATCCACGCAAATCTTCGGCAACGGCAATGCACTTGTCCGAGTTCGACTAGTCAGGCCGGCATGCACCATAAATCGGAGACAATTTGACAACATTAGTAGCTTACTAGCTCTAGGTATTAGTAGACGATCATCTTCTTTCGTTTCATATGGAAAGTTTAGAAACTCTTTTCTATATGACCTTTAA